A part of Deinococcus betulae genomic DNA contains:
- a CDS encoding ABC transporter ATP-binding protein, with protein MTTTMNRSVPAVSSAVRGGAPLQLDGVVYRYHGKQASGAGVGPLSLQVAAGEFLCVVGPSGSGKSTLLSLLAGFLRPQSGKISLGGEAVRGPHPRLTLVQQEAALFPWLTVAGNVAFGLRGVSGQEKKARVAEALRQVNLAGYEGRRPHELSGGQRQRVALARALVTQPGLLLLDEPFSALDHATRTALADELLSLWRQAGVTVVFVTHQLDEALHLGQRIVALHDGEVALDTLATQTSLPELQGLFKV; from the coding sequence ATGACCACCACCATGAATCGCTCTGTGCCTGCGGTGTCCAGCGCTGTGCGCGGCGGCGCCCCACTGCAGCTGGACGGCGTGGTTTACCGCTATCACGGCAAGCAGGCCAGCGGCGCAGGCGTGGGGCCGCTGAGTCTTCAGGTGGCCGCTGGCGAATTCCTGTGCGTCGTAGGGCCTTCGGGCAGTGGCAAAAGCACCCTGCTGTCGCTGCTGGCGGGCTTCTTGCGCCCGCAAAGCGGCAAGATTTCGCTGGGCGGCGAGGCTGTGCGCGGCCCCCACCCCCGCCTGACCCTGGTGCAGCAGGAAGCGGCGCTGTTTCCCTGGCTGACGGTGGCGGGCAACGTGGCCTTTGGCCTGCGCGGCGTCTCTGGTCAGGAGAAAAAGGCGCGGGTGGCCGAGGCCCTGCGGCAGGTCAACCTGGCCGGCTACGAAGGCCGCCGCCCCCATGAGCTGTCGGGCGGGCAGCGCCAGCGCGTCGCCCTGGCCCGCGCCCTGGTCACGCAGCCGGGGCTGCTGCTGCTGGACGAACCGTTCAGCGCCCTGGACCACGCCACCCGCACTGCCCTGGCCGACGAACTGCTGAGCCTGTGGCGTCAGGCCGGCGTGACGGTGGTGTTCGTGACGCACCAGCTGGATGAAGCGCTGCATCTGGGCCAGCGTATCGTCGCTCTGCACGACGGCGAGGTGGCGCTGGACACGCTGGCCACTCAGACCAGCCTGCCCGAGTTGCAGGGGCTGTTTAAGGTCTAG
- a CDS encoding MATE family efflux transporter — translation MSAEAVLTPPPSESFKSPARQIADIAVPVSLEMVIQLVLTFVNQIIVGTLGAVAVAAVGLSGSLGFLFFVTLGALGTGTSILVARRHGAQDTAGVNQTLTVSVLTSLLLALLLTVPVVLGAGALLRLAGGEEAVTQAAIPYMQVSMLALIPGSLAWIFSGALRSLGHARTPLVATVITVIVESLVALGLVFGVGPLPTLGVVGAAWALVVANVLKVALLAYQIYGPRHLAALTLPARAAWRTIAGPLLKVSAPMAFTEFAWSLGGFLYAAVYARVGTAALAASQIVGTLEGIFIVGSFGLMSAATVFIGRALGAGDPAGAQVWLRRIGRAGLLTGAVFGLLFAASALLVPPLFPRVGAEVHQIALFGILISAVTQVAKVRNMIIGGGVLPGASDGKGVILGDVVGAFVVGLPLAVALGLYSPLGVWGVFLGRSAEELVKVAIFEWRRRRIDWVKLAQEQEGKEVAAH, via the coding sequence ATGTCTGCCGAAGCAGTTCTGACGCCGCCCCCTTCTGAATCGTTCAAGAGCCCAGCCCGTCAGATTGCCGATATTGCTGTGCCGGTCAGCCTGGAGATGGTTATTCAGCTGGTCCTGACGTTCGTCAACCAGATCATCGTGGGCACCCTGGGCGCGGTGGCGGTGGCAGCGGTCGGCCTGAGCGGCAGCCTGGGGTTTCTCTTCTTTGTCACGCTGGGGGCGCTGGGCACCGGGACCAGCATTCTAGTGGCCCGGCGTCACGGCGCGCAGGACACCGCCGGCGTCAACCAGACACTGACCGTCAGTGTCCTGACCAGCCTGCTGCTGGCGCTGCTGCTGACCGTGCCCGTGGTCCTGGGCGCCGGTGCGCTGCTGCGCCTGGCCGGCGGCGAGGAGGCAGTGACGCAGGCCGCCATTCCTTACATGCAGGTGAGCATGCTGGCCCTGATTCCCGGCAGCCTGGCCTGGATCTTCAGCGGGGCGCTGCGCTCGCTGGGGCACGCGCGCACGCCGCTGGTGGCGACGGTCATCACGGTCATCGTGGAGAGCCTGGTGGCGCTGGGCCTGGTGTTCGGGGTGGGGCCGCTGCCGACGCTGGGCGTAGTGGGCGCCGCGTGGGCGCTGGTGGTGGCCAACGTGCTGAAGGTGGCGCTGCTGGCCTACCAGATCTATGGTCCGCGCCACCTGGCCGCCCTGACCCTGCCGGCCCGTGCGGCGTGGCGCACCATTGCTGGCCCCCTCCTCAAGGTCAGTGCGCCGATGGCCTTTACCGAGTTTGCGTGGAGCCTGGGCGGGTTTCTGTACGCTGCGGTCTACGCCCGCGTGGGCACGGCGGCCCTGGCGGCCAGTCAGATTGTGGGCACCCTGGAAGGAATTTTTATCGTGGGGTCGTTTGGCCTGATGAGCGCCGCGACTGTGTTCATCGGCCGCGCCCTGGGAGCAGGCGACCCGGCAGGCGCCCAGGTGTGGCTGCGGCGCATTGGCCGCGCCGGGCTGCTGACGGGTGCAGTATTTGGTTTGCTGTTTGCCGCCAGCGCCCTGCTGGTGCCGCCCCTGTTTCCGCGTGTGGGGGCCGAGGTGCATCAGATTGCGCTGTTCGGCATTCTGATCAGCGCTGTGACCCAGGTGGCCAAAGTGCGCAACATGATTATCGGCGGCGGCGTGCTGCCCGGCGCCTCTGATGGCAAGGGCGTCATTCTTGGGGATGTGGTGGGGGCGTTTGTCGTAGGGCTGCCGCTGGCGGTGGCGCTGGGCCTGTACTCACCGCTGGGCGTCTGGGGCGTCTTCCTGGGCCGCAGCGCCGAAGAACTGGTGAAGGTGGCCATCTTCGAATGGCGCCGCCGCCGCATTGACTGGGTGAAGCTGGCCCAGGAGCAGGAGGGCAAAGAAGTAGCGGCGCATTGA
- the lysS gene encoding homocitrate synthase, with amino-acid sequence MPSSETPMTQDADPITDLPAPLIPATSWAIIDSTLREGEQFARGNFGTADKIEIARALDAFGAEFIEVTTPMVSAQTRADICQLTGLGLKAKFLTHVRCHMEDVRRAVDTGVDGLDLLFGTSSFLREFSHGKNIGQIIEAAQEVIGWIKTNHPQLQIRFSAEDTFRSEEADLMAVYRAVSDLGVHRVGLADTVGVATPRQVYTLVREVRKVIHEDCGIEFHGHNDTGCAVSNAYEAVEAGATHIDTTILGIGERNGITPLGGFLARMFTFDPHGLMAKYNLDLLPELDAMIARMVGLPIPWNNYLTGEFAYNHKAGMHLKAIYLNPGAYEAIPPGVFGVGRRIQAGSKVTGKHAIAYRARELGLHYGEDALRRVTDHIKALAEHNELDDEHLEQVLREWVSA; translated from the coding sequence ATGCCCTCCAGCGAGACCCCCATGACCCAGGACGCCGACCCCATCACCGATCTGCCCGCCCCCCTGATTCCCGCCACGAGTTGGGCCATCATTGATTCCACGCTGCGGGAAGGCGAGCAGTTTGCCCGTGGAAACTTCGGGACGGCCGACAAAATCGAGATTGCCCGTGCCCTGGACGCTTTCGGGGCCGAGTTCATTGAAGTCACGACGCCGATGGTCAGCGCACAGACCCGCGCCGACATTTGCCAGTTGACCGGGCTGGGGCTCAAGGCCAAGTTCCTGACCCATGTGCGCTGCCACATGGAAGACGTGCGGCGGGCGGTAGACACGGGTGTAGACGGCCTGGACCTGCTGTTCGGCACCAGTTCCTTCCTGCGCGAATTCAGCCACGGCAAGAACATCGGGCAGATTATCGAGGCGGCGCAGGAGGTGATTGGCTGGATCAAGACCAATCATCCTCAGCTTCAGATTCGCTTTTCCGCTGAGGATACCTTCCGCTCAGAAGAGGCGGACCTGATGGCGGTTTACCGGGCGGTCTCTGACCTGGGGGTTCACCGGGTCGGGCTGGCGGATACGGTGGGCGTGGCCACCCCCCGCCAGGTCTACACCCTGGTGCGCGAGGTCCGCAAAGTGATTCACGAGGACTGCGGCATTGAGTTCCACGGCCACAACGACACCGGCTGCGCGGTCAGCAACGCCTACGAGGCCGTCGAGGCCGGCGCGACCCACATTGACACCACCATCCTGGGCATTGGCGAGCGCAACGGGATTACGCCGCTGGGCGGCTTTCTGGCGCGGATGTTCACCTTTGACCCGCACGGCCTGATGGCCAAGTACAACCTCGACCTCCTGCCCGAACTGGACGCCATGATCGCCCGCATGGTCGGCCTGCCGATTCCCTGGAACAACTACCTGACCGGTGAATTTGCCTACAACCACAAAGCCGGCATGCACCTCAAGGCCATCTACCTGAACCCCGGCGCCTACGAGGCCATTCCACCGGGCGTGTTCGGCGTGGGGCGGCGGATTCAGGCGGGCAGCAAGGTCACCGGCAAGCACGCGATTGCCTACCGGGCGCGCGAACTGGGTCTGCACTACGGCGAGGACGCCCTGCGCCGCGTGACGGACCACATCAAGGCGCTGGCCGAGCACAATGAGCTGGATGACGAGCATCTGGAGCAGGTGCTGCGGGAATGGGTGAGTGCGTAA
- a CDS encoding DUF1990 family protein, with protein MRRRLSAAPLTTWAEGAVQAAQADLGRGEGTFRRARAPLRGWQTHRSGWLRVVLDTPPAVGLTVLVCLQAGPRSPLRLAFGCRVTQIIDEPRRWGFVYTTLPGHPEHGKGLFLVEWQEDDKVVFRLLPGPRPAAAGASPGPVGAGPGHTSIPPCHAGGRVLKNGLMNASRLTTALLSSAGTRRRVFTGLDGQGGKAVTVFPRAVTDPQTAAAHAGTPLSVFVEAAEPAAVHLRVFTPAREKGSSDSAALAALTVLQTQLPLSDLLTVTQGEGPGAEDQAAQLCGGEWLLRQGEVQARPMTADLSSIGLAGQDPWLAQTERPTLVVQVNGLATLDAFAPDDGAIRALGQATGTTGLVLHAPGGPDRALVSFRAFAPLRGFAEDAASSNMLACLVGTLGARGDLPADTNLLRAAQRMPGQPARLSAQFATTAGGTEVWVGGRVVQAPEAGHETQAAEK; from the coding sequence ATGCGGCGGCGCCTGAGCGCGGCGCCCCTGACCACTTGGGCTGAGGGCGCGGTGCAGGCGGCTCAGGCCGACCTGGGCCGGGGCGAAGGCACTTTTAGGCGGGCTCGCGCACCTCTGCGCGGCTGGCAGACGCACCGTTCGGGCTGGCTCCGGGTCGTTCTAGACACTCCGCCTGCCGTGGGCCTGACTGTCCTGGTCTGTCTTCAGGCGGGACCGCGCAGCCCACTGCGCCTGGCGTTTGGCTGCCGCGTCACGCAGATCATTGACGAGCCGCGCCGCTGGGGCTTCGTGTACACCACCCTGCCGGGTCACCCGGAACACGGCAAGGGACTGTTTCTCGTGGAGTGGCAGGAAGACGACAAGGTGGTGTTCCGACTCCTGCCCGGCCCACGGCCTGCGGCGGCTGGGGCGTCCCCTGGCCCTGTGGGTGCGGGCCCAGGGCACACGTCAATACCTCCTTGCCATGCAGGCGGGCGCGTCCTGAAGAATGGTCTAATGAACGCTTCCAGACTGACGACTGCTCTGCTTTCCTCAGCAGGCACGCGCCGCCGTGTCTTTACGGGTCTAGACGGGCAAGGGGGCAAGGCTGTCACCGTCTTTCCCAGAGCCGTCACAGACCCTCAAACCGCCGCTGCCCACGCAGGCACGCCCCTGAGCGTCTTCGTGGAGGCGGCCGAACCAGCCGCCGTTCACCTGCGCGTGTTCACGCCTGCCCGTGAGAAGGGCAGTTCGGACAGTGCGGCGCTGGCGGCCCTGACGGTTCTTCAGACCCAGTTGCCTCTCAGCGACCTGCTGACCGTGACCCAGGGCGAGGGACCGGGCGCCGAGGACCAGGCTGCGCAGCTGTGCGGCGGCGAATGGCTGCTGCGGCAGGGCGAGGTGCAGGCGCGGCCGATGACGGCCGACCTCTCCTCCATCGGCCTGGCTGGTCAGGACCCCTGGCTGGCCCAGACCGAGCGGCCCACGCTGGTGGTTCAGGTGAACGGTCTGGCCACACTGGACGCTTTCGCGCCGGATGACGGGGCCATCCGCGCCCTGGGTCAGGCGACGGGCACCACCGGCCTGGTGCTGCACGCGCCGGGTGGGCCTGACCGCGCCCTGGTCAGCTTCCGCGCCTTCGCCCCGCTGCGCGGCTTTGCCGAGGACGCCGCCAGCAGCAATATGCTGGCCTGCCTGGTGGGCACATTGGGCGCGCGCGGCGACCTGCCGGCCGACACCAACCTCCTGCGCGCGGCCCAGCGGATGCCTGGCCAGCCAGCCCGACTGAGCGCCCAGTTTGCCACCACTGCAGGCGGCACTGAGGTCTGGGTCGGGGGCCGGGTGGTGCAGGCACCGGAAGCAGGACACGAGACGCAGGCCGCAGAAAAATAA
- the rlmN gene encoding 23S rRNA (adenine(2503)-C(2))-methyltransferase RlmN — protein MELLLDLHPDAYPLEGFRRRQLLDWVFGQGVGTFDAMSNLPGPARAELGAQYHLNPFRLIETVRSSDGSVKYLFTLHDGRQMEAVYMPYLDRKTICVSTMVGCPARCAFCATGAMGFGRNLTPGEIVGQVLAVAGGEDVAPREIRNLVFMGMGEAMLNYENTMQAARILLHPQALGMSKRRVTLSTVGIAKGIRRLAAEDDLGIKLAISLHAPDEDTRRQIIPTGHVNSIEEIMAAARDYQDVTGRRITMEYTMLRGLNDHGWQAERLAELLRGLVSHVNLIPMNPWPGSNFESSTEEQIQTFYDILEARGVDVSVRRSRGRDAGAACGQLALKRPAAVTGAA, from the coding sequence ATGGAGCTTCTTCTCGACCTTCATCCCGACGCCTACCCCCTGGAGGGGTTCCGGCGGCGGCAGCTGCTCGACTGGGTCTTCGGGCAGGGCGTGGGCACCTTTGACGCCATGAGCAACCTGCCGGGCCCGGCCCGCGCCGAACTGGGGGCGCAGTATCACCTCAATCCGTTTCGGCTGATCGAAACGGTGCGCAGCAGTGACGGCAGCGTCAAGTACCTGTTTACCCTGCACGACGGCCGCCAGATGGAAGCCGTGTACATGCCCTACCTGGACCGCAAGACCATCTGCGTGTCCACCATGGTCGGCTGCCCGGCCCGCTGCGCCTTTTGCGCCACCGGGGCGATGGGCTTTGGCCGCAACCTCACCCCCGGCGAGATCGTGGGGCAGGTGCTGGCGGTGGCGGGCGGCGAGGACGTCGCCCCGCGCGAGATTCGTAACCTCGTGTTTATGGGCATGGGCGAGGCGATGCTCAATTATGAGAACACCATGCAGGCCGCGCGGATTCTGCTGCACCCGCAGGCGCTGGGCATGAGCAAACGCCGCGTGACGCTCTCCACGGTGGGCATTGCCAAGGGGATTCGCCGCCTGGCCGCCGAGGACGACCTGGGCATCAAACTGGCCATCAGCCTGCACGCCCCCGACGAAGACACCCGGCGCCAGATTATTCCCACCGGACACGTCAACTCTATCGAAGAGATCATGGCCGCCGCCCGCGATTATCAGGACGTCACGGGGCGCCGCATCACAATGGAATACACCATGCTCAGGGGGCTCAACGACCACGGCTGGCAGGCCGAGCGCCTGGCGGAGCTGCTACGCGGGCTGGTCAGTCACGTCAACCTGATTCCCATGAATCCCTGGCCGGGGTCCAACTTTGAGAGCAGCACCGAGGAGCAGATTCAGACCTTCTACGACATTCTGGAAGCGCGCGGGGTGGATGTCAGCGTGCGCCGTTCACGTGGGCGCGACGCTGGCGCCGCCTGCGGGCAACTGGCCCTGAAGCGCCCCGCAGCCGTCACAGGCGCGGCCTGA